A single region of the Anomaloglossus baeobatrachus isolate aAnoBae1 chromosome 2, aAnoBae1.hap1, whole genome shotgun sequence genome encodes:
- the LOC142286399 gene encoding uncharacterized protein LOC142286399 — MELNMESLSKRKRESRDEVPKKRKIETSEGDKDGTNQNLIKAPKRPGSPIQQSIESKRKRGQAMGDKADDESSVSPKAEPELNMESLRKRKGESIDEVPKKRRTETSEDEKDGTNQSLIKAAKRPGSPIQESIESKRKRREAMGDKADDGSSGSPKADTEQLSGTTPAESPIIVTGLESFTFHKILGEGGFGKVMLATHKASQQQVAVKMTRS; from the exons atggagctgaatatggagagtttaagtaagagaaagagagagagcagagatgaggtgccaaaaaaaaggaaaatagaaacatcagagggtgataaagatggcaccaaccaaaaCCTTATCAAGGCTCCaaagagacctggaagcccgatacagcaGAGTATCGAGAGCAAGAGGAAAAGGGGACaagcgatgggggacaaagctgatgatgAATCCAGCGTCTCCCCCAAAGCTGAACCtgagctgaatatggagagtttgaggaagagaaagggagaaagcatagatgaggtgccaaaaaaaaggaGAACGGAAACATCAGAGGAtgaaaaagatggcaccaaccaaagccttatcaaggctgcaaaaagacctggaagcccgatacaagAGAGTATCGAGAGCAAGAGGAAAAGGAGAgaagcgatgggggacaaagctgatgatggatccagtGGGTCCCCCAAAGCTGACACTGAGCAGCTGTCAG GGACAACCCCGGCTGAATCTCCCATCATTGTGACTGGActggagagcttcaccttccataaaatccttggagagggcggatttggtaaa GTCATGTTGGCCACACATAAGGCTTCCCAACAACAAGTGGCAGTGAAGATG ACGAGATCCTGA